The Toxoplasma gondii ME49 chromosome XII, whole genome shotgun sequence genome includes a region encoding these proteins:
- a CDS encoding hypothetical protein (encoded by transcript TGME49_300780) produces the protein MSLDAEWQHSLVSPEVPCGGVAHWIGDTRSTRNAGEESVVIADDLPQLDACGACVVLSPTTREGVCQMTEAKDAGRHQEASVVQAHVVAAVEGDLESVVVGADERFITMRDTGYSL, from the coding sequence ATGTCGCTGGATGCTGAATGGCAGCATTCCTTGGTTTCGCCCGAAGTGCCATGCGGTGGTGTGGCACATTGGATCGGAGACACGAGGTCGACACGAAATGCTGGGGAAGAAAGTGTTGTTATTGCGGATGACCTCCCGCAGCTGGACGCCTGTGGCGCATGTGTCGTTCTCTCACCTACCACCCGGGAAGGCGTGTGTCAAAtgacggaggcgaaggacgcTGGTCGCCACCAAGAAGCGTCTGTGGTGCAGGCCCACGTCGTAGCCGCTGTCGAAGGGGATCTGGAATCTGTTGTAGTTGGGGCCGACGAGCGCTTCATCACCATGAGGGATACGGGATACTCTCTTTAA
- a CDS encoding hypothetical protein (encoded by transcript TGME49_300790), whose translation MALPLAAGNIDCQPQVISRMSLVAYLRGWEVESVWEMVGRIAQGREVWDAWTNPVAEANDPSSLVSEYAACAVWRPHMALPLAAGNIDCQPQVISRMSLVAYLRGWEVESVWEMVGRIAQGRESVYEIVWRILQEVEVLARGLTALWHDLSTCWVWRPFMGRLVRGRSVVGCMRECVRRYWLCVFVQSVCEMVAVVVQKRTVRDETDARGCSAFRGNCRTT comes from the exons ATGGCCCTGCCTTTAGCGGCAGGCAACATCGACTGTCAGCCGCAAGTGATTTCCCGTATGAGTctcgtcgcgtacctgcgcggatgg GAGGTGGAG tctgtctgggaGATGGTCGGGCGTATTGCCCAGGGGCGGGAG GTCTGGGATGCGTGGACCAATCCagttgcggaagcgaacgatccgagttcactcgtttcggaaTACGCCGCTTGTGCCGTGTGGCGGCCCCACATGGCCCTGCCTTTAGCGGCAGGCAACATCGACTGTCAGCCGCAAGTGATTTCCCGTATGAGTctcgtcgcgtacctgcgcggatgg GAGGTGGAG tctgtctgggaGATGGTCGGGCGTATTGCCCAGGGGCGGGAG tctgtctACGAGATTGTTTGGCGTATTCTTCAGGAGGTGGAG GTGCTCGCCAGAGGTCTGACGGCACTCTGGCACGatttgtcgacgtgttgggtGTGGCGGCCCTTCATGGGTCGGCTGGTACGTGGAAGGAGTGTCGtcgggtgcatgcgcgaatgTGTGAGACGTTATTGGCTGTGTGTCTttgtgcagtctgtctgcgagATGGTTGCGGTTGTTGTTCAGAAGCGGACAGtaagagacgaaacggacGCACGGGGGTGTTCTGCATTTCGCggcaactgccgcaccacgtAG